A stretch of Paraburkholderia phenazinium DNA encodes these proteins:
- the thrS gene encoding threonine--tRNA ligase → MNDLDHRVLGNRLDLFHQQEEGPGMVFWHPRGWELYRVLEDYIRQRMRRAGFREIRTPQLLARSLWERSGHWEKFRANMYSFSEGHETGGEESASEARALCLKPMSCPCHVQVFNQRVRSYRELPVRYSEFGACHRDEPSGSLEGLKRTRAFVQDDAHVFCMEAQIEAEVGRFCDLLRHVYADLGFPAFSVALATRPDVRAGSDEVWDRAEAALGQAAFAAGLQFEVREGEGAFYGPKLEFHLIDSRERSWQCGTVQLDFVLPERLDALYVNERNERERPVMIHHAVLGSMERFIGLLLEHHEGWLPMWLAPDQVAVATINDASAAYATRVVQALEEAGVRVVLDDRPERLEKKIYDAREMQVPIFVAVGPRDERDQTISIRERDGQQVVLAIAEGVERLRHAGTPPAK, encoded by the coding sequence GTGAACGACCTCGATCATCGTGTATTGGGTAACAGGCTGGACCTTTTCCACCAACAGGAGGAAGGCCCCGGCATGGTCTTCTGGCATCCGCGTGGCTGGGAGTTATACCGTGTGCTGGAGGACTACATTCGCCAGAGAATGCGGCGCGCGGGTTTCCGCGAAATCCGCACGCCGCAACTGCTCGCCCGCTCGTTGTGGGAACGCAGCGGGCATTGGGAAAAATTCCGCGCGAACATGTATTCGTTCTCCGAAGGACACGAAACGGGCGGTGAAGAAAGCGCCTCCGAAGCGCGCGCGCTCTGTCTTAAACCGATGAGCTGTCCTTGTCACGTGCAGGTGTTCAATCAGCGCGTGCGTTCGTACCGCGAGTTGCCGGTACGTTATAGCGAGTTCGGCGCCTGTCATCGCGATGAACCCTCCGGCTCGCTGGAAGGGCTCAAGCGTACGCGCGCATTCGTGCAGGACGATGCCCACGTGTTCTGTATGGAAGCGCAAATCGAAGCTGAAGTCGGACGCTTTTGCGATCTGCTGCGGCACGTCTATGCTGACCTCGGATTCCCTGCATTTTCAGTGGCGCTAGCCACGCGTCCCGATGTGCGTGCGGGCTCAGATGAAGTATGGGATCGAGCCGAAGCAGCGCTTGGGCAAGCCGCTTTCGCGGCTGGACTCCAGTTCGAGGTGCGCGAGGGAGAGGGGGCGTTCTATGGCCCCAAACTGGAATTCCATCTGATCGATAGCCGCGAGCGTAGCTGGCAATGCGGCACGGTTCAACTCGACTTCGTCCTGCCGGAGCGGCTCGATGCGCTCTATGTCAACGAGCGCAACGAACGCGAGCGGCCAGTGATGATCCATCACGCGGTGCTCGGCAGCATGGAGCGTTTCATTGGCCTGCTGCTCGAGCATCACGAAGGCTGGCTGCCTATGTGGCTGGCACCGGACCAGGTTGCGGTAGCGACGATCAACGATGCAAGCGCCGCGTACGCCACGCGGGTTGTGCAGGCGCTTGAGGAGGCCGGCGTGAGAGTGGTCCTCGACGACCGGCCGGAACGGCTCGAAAAGAAGATCTACGACGCGCGCGAAATGCAGGTGCCGATCTTCGTCGCAGTCGGGCCGCGCGACGAACGCGACCAGACGATCAGCATCCGCGAACGGGATGGGCAACAGGTGGTGCTTGCAATTGCCGAAGGTGTTGAGCGTTTGCGACACGCAGGCACGCCGCCCGCGAAATAG